From Streptomyces sp. NBC_01754, a single genomic window includes:
- a CDS encoding TOMM precursor leader peptide-binding protein, with amino-acid sequence MATTPYAETAGTRPRVRRDVLFTETPDGVIFHNADGGFRLTAKSGYRFATLLIPHLDGSRTVDEICQGFGERRRTMVGELVKALYARGFARPVPGPADSAGALVTAPAAAARFDRQIAYVDHYADDADARFARFRATRVAVLGDGQVARWCVLSLIRNGCAAVGVEPALADGSGGVPPEEFAAVHQEAAALAGQDCPVELAVLPERSSAARPAGWAAYEGYDFVLAASGPGAPGTVLPLLREGVPDGRTLLPAWTFGGRAVVGPVMTADSTGCWSCAALRLGASGGPADAAAADLWSGLALGTGTSGAQPSGPLAAMLGNLLGYEVFRLVTGALPAETRGQLLIQDAASFDVASEHLLPHPRCPFCAAGAPETEPVDLAAAPARPVFLPTVATAPDDDAAQGPLAELERRSALVRPHAGVFTRYADEPLTQTPLKVGAVVLGLGPGGPRTVTAFDVHHTAGARLRALNVAATVYAEHVAPRADAADAGVLAGVPAVDPEALTVASGTGGTGAGPVWTLATSLVTKEAVRVPAGAVRPFGADNGDRRFEPTRAGAGAGADLPEAAAAGLLSALAHDALRRAVRGDGDVRAIAPAVFGADPETTFLLRSAAHLGVRVQLLDLGERSHSGASVVLARTESARTESARTETAGATEAHGPARWAVGAALDLTAAAVDAVRDLLGAAQLAAEDSGSAGAAPDTGDPLLRDLDAALVPVTRPEPAEGPGAPVDWVRVLERLAADGRDALVVPTHGADLPAAGIHTVRVLLTRAVTDAR; translated from the coding sequence ATGGCAACAACGCCGTACGCAGAGACCGCCGGAACCCGGCCCCGGGTCCGCCGCGACGTCCTGTTCACCGAGACGCCCGACGGGGTGATCTTCCACAACGCCGACGGAGGCTTCCGGCTCACCGCCAAGTCCGGCTACCGGTTCGCCACCCTGCTGATCCCGCACCTGGACGGCAGCAGGACCGTCGACGAGATCTGCCAGGGCTTCGGTGAGCGCCGGAGAACCATGGTGGGCGAACTCGTGAAGGCGCTCTACGCGCGTGGCTTCGCCCGCCCCGTACCCGGCCCCGCCGATTCCGCCGGGGCCCTCGTGACCGCACCGGCCGCAGCCGCCCGCTTCGACCGCCAGATCGCCTACGTCGACCACTACGCCGACGACGCCGACGCCCGGTTCGCCCGCTTCCGCGCCACCCGGGTCGCCGTCCTCGGCGACGGCCAGGTGGCCCGCTGGTGCGTGCTGTCCCTGATACGGAACGGCTGCGCGGCCGTGGGCGTGGAACCGGCCCTGGCGGACGGCTCCGGCGGCGTCCCGCCCGAGGAGTTCGCGGCGGTCCACCAGGAGGCCGCAGCCCTGGCCGGGCAGGACTGCCCCGTGGAGCTCGCGGTCCTGCCGGAGCGGTCCTCCGCCGCCCGCCCGGCGGGCTGGGCGGCCTACGAGGGGTACGACTTCGTCCTCGCCGCCTCCGGCCCCGGTGCCCCCGGCACCGTGCTGCCGCTGCTGCGGGAGGGCGTCCCGGACGGCCGGACGCTGCTGCCGGCCTGGACGTTCGGCGGCCGGGCCGTCGTCGGCCCGGTGATGACGGCGGACTCGACGGGCTGCTGGTCCTGCGCCGCCCTGCGGCTGGGCGCGTCCGGCGGCCCGGCGGACGCGGCGGCGGCCGACCTGTGGAGCGGGCTGGCCCTGGGCACCGGCACCTCCGGGGCGCAGCCGTCGGGCCCGCTCGCCGCGATGCTCGGCAACCTGCTCGGGTACGAGGTGTTCCGGCTCGTCACCGGGGCTCTGCCGGCCGAGACCCGGGGGCAGTTGCTCATCCAGGACGCGGCCTCCTTCGACGTGGCCTCGGAACACCTGCTGCCGCACCCCCGGTGCCCGTTCTGCGCCGCGGGCGCACCGGAAACGGAACCGGTGGACCTGGCCGCCGCCCCCGCGCGCCCGGTGTTCCTGCCGACGGTCGCCACCGCCCCCGACGACGACGCCGCCCAGGGCCCGCTCGCCGAGCTGGAGCGCCGCTCCGCGCTCGTCCGCCCGCACGCGGGGGTCTTCACCCGGTACGCGGACGAACCGTTGACGCAGACACCGCTGAAGGTCGGCGCCGTCGTCCTCGGCCTGGGGCCCGGAGGCCCGCGGACCGTCACCGCCTTCGACGTCCACCACACCGCCGGGGCCAGGCTGCGGGCCCTGAACGTCGCCGCCACCGTCTACGCCGAACACGTCGCCCCCCGCGCGGACGCGGCGGACGCCGGAGTCCTCGCCGGTGTGCCCGCCGTCGACCCGGAGGCGCTCACCGTCGCCTCGGGCACCGGCGGCACCGGCGCGGGCCCGGTCTGGACCCTGGCCACCTCGCTCGTCACCAAGGAAGCGGTACGGGTGCCCGCAGGTGCCGTACGCCCCTTCGGCGCGGACAACGGCGACCGCCGCTTCGAACCGACCCGGGCCGGTGCGGGCGCGGGCGCGGATCTGCCGGAGGCGGCGGCCGCCGGTCTGCTCTCGGCCCTCGCCCACGACGCCCTGCGCCGGGCCGTCCGGGGCGACGGCGACGTGCGGGCGATCGCGCCCGCGGTCTTCGGCGCCGACCCCGAGACGACGTTCCTGCTGCGGTCCGCCGCCCACCTCGGCGTCCGTGTGCAACTGCTGGACCTCGGGGAACGCTCGCACTCGGGCGCCTCCGTGGTCCTGGCCAGGACGGAGAGCGCCAGGACGGAGAGCGCCAGGACGGAGACCGCCGGGGCCACGGAGGCCCACGGTCCCGCCCGCTGGGCCGTGGGCGCCGCCCTGGACCTCACGGCCGCCGCCGTGGACGCCGTACGCGATCTGCTCGGCGCGGCCCAACTGGCCGCCGAGGACTCCGGGTCCGCCGGGGCCGCCCCCGACACCGGCGACCCGCTGCTGCGTGATCTGGACGCCGCACTGGTCCCGGTCACCCGCCCCGAGCCGGCCGAGGGCCCCGGGGCACCCGTCGACTGGGTCCGCGTCCTGGAACGCCTCGCCGCCGATGGACGGGACGCCCTGGTGGTGCCCACGCACGGTGCCGACCTGCCCGCCGCGGGCATCCACACCGTGCGCGTCCTGCTCACCCGGGCGGTCACCGATGCGCGCTGA
- a CDS encoding TOMM precursor leader peptide-binding protein, whose translation MRAEPTVRPGTATARPPARAGSARRFADTLRDALDEVLAGAQGPTVTVAPLGVRDAYTYDPAAPAPGAHVPVHLYGRQVLVGPWPDGGRSTGCGTCLERRWQGVRTVSLRDGLERGSGTRSVGDWPYATPFAATAAAALLAGLAGREPAPGPYPRVHLLDLDAMTVRSHPLVPDPECPACGAPEPDTAEAAALTPEPAPKYRPGAFRVRRIEDYRLPVDAFANPHWGALGPSVICDVASTTTSATVGCFSTRSGEYLRETFWGGHAGRYAHSLGIGVLEGLERYAGMRARGKATGLTASLDDLGPDAVDPRETGLYAEEFHRDNPRVRPFTPDRPIPWVWGWSLRDAKPRPVPEILGYYHAPGLENRFVQESSNGCASGGSWVEAAYFGLMEVVERDAFLLAWYGRMPLREIDPATSARPSTRYMADRLAMYGYRARFFDTRIGFPVPVVTAVAERFDGGTGRMCFGAGAGLDPESALDSALCEIATDAVNLVGRTRRDEARLRAMAEDFDKVTTLHDHPLVYGIPEMGRHADFLLRQPDPRPPLSVADLCWPDAEGAPAATDLREDLLRAVGAVTAAGFDVVVVDQTLPEQRALGLHTVKVLVPGLLPIDFGWSRQRARHMPRMRTTLTAAGLNPAPHPFP comes from the coding sequence ATGCGCGCTGAGCCCACGGTCCGGCCGGGGACAGCCACCGCCCGGCCCCCCGCGCGGGCCGGGTCCGCCCGCCGGTTCGCCGACACCCTGCGTGACGCGCTCGACGAGGTCCTGGCCGGTGCCCAGGGCCCCACCGTGACGGTCGCGCCCCTCGGCGTCCGCGACGCCTACACGTACGACCCCGCCGCCCCCGCCCCCGGTGCCCACGTCCCCGTCCATCTGTACGGCCGTCAGGTGCTGGTCGGGCCGTGGCCCGACGGCGGACGGTCCACCGGGTGCGGGACCTGCCTGGAGCGGCGGTGGCAGGGGGTACGCACGGTATCCCTGCGGGACGGACTCGAACGCGGCTCCGGCACCCGGTCGGTGGGGGACTGGCCCTACGCCACACCGTTCGCCGCCACCGCGGCCGCCGCACTGCTCGCGGGGCTCGCGGGCCGGGAGCCGGCCCCCGGTCCGTACCCCCGGGTGCACCTGCTGGACCTGGACGCCATGACCGTACGCAGTCACCCCCTCGTCCCCGACCCGGAGTGCCCCGCCTGCGGAGCGCCCGAGCCGGACACCGCCGAGGCGGCGGCGCTCACCCCGGAGCCCGCGCCGAAGTACCGGCCGGGTGCCTTCCGGGTACGCCGCATCGAGGACTACCGGCTGCCCGTGGACGCCTTCGCCAACCCGCACTGGGGGGCGCTCGGGCCCTCCGTCATCTGCGACGTCGCCTCCACCACCACCTCCGCCACCGTGGGCTGCTTCTCCACCCGCTCCGGGGAGTACCTGCGTGAGACCTTCTGGGGCGGCCACGCCGGCCGGTACGCGCACAGCCTGGGCATCGGAGTCCTGGAAGGGCTGGAGCGGTACGCCGGGATGCGTGCCCGGGGGAAGGCCACCGGCCTCACCGCCTCGCTCGACGACCTCGGCCCGGACGCCGTCGACCCGCGCGAAACCGGCCTGTACGCCGAGGAGTTCCACCGGGACAACCCGCGGGTGCGGCCCTTCACCCCGGACCGGCCGATCCCCTGGGTGTGGGGCTGGTCCCTCCGCGACGCGAAGCCCCGCCCGGTGCCCGAGATCCTCGGCTACTACCACGCACCCGGTCTGGAGAACCGGTTCGTGCAGGAGAGCTCCAACGGCTGCGCCTCCGGGGGCAGCTGGGTGGAGGCCGCCTACTTCGGCCTGATGGAGGTCGTCGAACGGGACGCCTTCCTGCTCGCCTGGTACGGCCGGATGCCGCTGCGGGAGATCGACCCGGCGACCAGCGCCCGCCCCTCCACCCGGTACATGGCCGACCGGCTGGCCATGTACGGCTACCGGGCCCGCTTCTTCGACACCCGGATCGGCTTCCCCGTCCCCGTCGTCACCGCCGTCGCCGAACGCTTCGACGGCGGCACCGGCCGGATGTGCTTCGGGGCGGGAGCGGGCCTCGACCCCGAGTCGGCACTGGACTCGGCGCTCTGCGAGATCGCCACCGACGCGGTCAACCTCGTCGGCCGGACCCGCCGCGACGAAGCCCGGCTGCGGGCCATGGCCGAGGACTTCGACAAGGTCACCACCCTCCACGACCACCCGCTGGTCTACGGGATCCCGGAGATGGGCCGGCACGCCGACTTCCTGCTGCGGCAGCCGGACCCGCGCCCGCCGCTGAGCGTGGCCGACCTCTGCTGGCCGGACGCCGAGGGCGCGCCCGCCGCCACGGACCTGCGCGAGGACCTGCTGCGCGCGGTGGGCGCCGTCACCGCGGCCGGGTTCGACGTGGTCGTCGTCGACCAGACCCTGCCCGAACAGCGCGCCCTCGGCCTGCACACGGTGAAGGTGCTGGTGCCCGGCCTGCTTCCCATCGACTTCGGCTGGTCCCGGCAGCGCGCCCGCCACATGCCCAGGATGCGTACCACGCTGACCGCCGCCGGCCTCAACCCCGCCCCGCACCCGTTCCCGTGA
- a CDS encoding nitroreductase family protein: MGYAHEYADAVLHRGRVPMEPADFVPDWADAPRKGKFYPGVEPYALPDGDDRADAPVARGLLPPDGTPYDGRFTLPLLAAMLKDSYGLTGRRLGIQANSDLAGLPFHTHANWSRGTAGGGGLYPVSIYWASGPSGPLTPGIHHYDVHRHAVQRLLTGDVTDRVREALGPLAPAEALETDQYLVLGVKYWQNTFKYNSFSYHVVCTDLGTVVQTWKIWAAARGLRTAPVLWFDEPRLNGLLGTTGTEEAVFAVVPLRWEGGHGGPPRTGGTSGTPDPAVRHRDAERSRTVLEFPTVRAMHAATTERAAERPAPGALAPAAALPAPAGGTRVPLPAPAFPGTPVRRVLRERRSSFGRFDAARPVTPAQLSAVLAACAATTLDSDADPAGTVRLARLYAFVNHVEGVEPGAYAYDPDDGALRLVEPGAPGAFLQDTYFLANYNLEQAGAVLVPTVRTTAVLDAVGDRGYRLAVGTAGAVAQTFYVAAAALELGAGVALGFDNIAHIEKLGLGDGDEAPLLIMPLGNERPRPADFRHEIA; this comes from the coding sequence ATGGGGTACGCCCACGAGTACGCCGACGCCGTCCTGCACCGGGGCCGCGTCCCGATGGAACCCGCCGACTTCGTCCCCGACTGGGCCGACGCCCCGCGCAAGGGGAAGTTCTACCCGGGCGTGGAGCCCTACGCCCTGCCGGACGGCGACGACCGGGCGGACGCCCCGGTGGCGCGCGGTCTCCTGCCCCCGGACGGCACACCGTACGACGGCCGGTTCACCCTGCCGCTGCTGGCGGCGATGCTCAAGGACTCCTACGGGCTGACCGGCCGCCGCCTGGGCATCCAGGCCAACAGCGACCTCGCCGGCCTTCCCTTCCACACCCACGCCAACTGGTCCCGGGGGACCGCGGGCGGCGGCGGGCTCTACCCGGTCAGCATCTACTGGGCGTCCGGCCCGTCCGGCCCGCTCACCCCCGGTATCCACCACTACGACGTCCACCGGCACGCCGTGCAGCGGCTGCTCACCGGGGACGTCACCGACCGGGTCCGCGAGGCACTGGGCCCGCTGGCGCCCGCCGAGGCGCTGGAGACCGACCAGTACCTGGTCCTGGGCGTCAAGTACTGGCAGAACACCTTCAAGTACAACAGCTTCTCCTACCACGTGGTCTGTACCGACCTGGGCACCGTCGTGCAGACCTGGAAGATCTGGGCCGCCGCGCGCGGTCTGCGCACGGCACCGGTGCTGTGGTTCGACGAGCCCCGGCTGAACGGGCTGCTCGGCACCACCGGTACCGAGGAGGCCGTCTTCGCCGTCGTCCCGCTGCGCTGGGAGGGCGGCCACGGCGGTCCGCCGCGCACCGGCGGCACGAGCGGTACCCCCGATCCGGCGGTCCGCCACCGCGACGCCGAACGCTCCCGCACCGTCCTGGAGTTCCCGACGGTCCGGGCCATGCACGCGGCGACCACCGAACGCGCGGCGGAGCGCCCCGCGCCCGGCGCCCTCGCCCCGGCCGCCGCCCTGCCCGCCCCCGCCGGAGGCACCAGGGTCCCGCTGCCCGCCCCCGCCTTCCCCGGGACGCCCGTACGCCGGGTGCTGCGCGAACGGCGCAGCAGCTTCGGCCGCTTCGACGCGGCCCGCCCGGTCACGCCGGCCCAGCTGTCGGCGGTCCTCGCGGCCTGCGCGGCGACGACCCTGGACAGTGACGCGGACCCGGCCGGCACCGTCCGGCTCGCCCGCCTGTACGCCTTCGTCAACCACGTGGAGGGCGTCGAGCCGGGGGCGTACGCCTACGACCCGGACGACGGCGCACTGCGGCTCGTGGAACCCGGAGCACCGGGGGCCTTCCTCCAGGACACCTATTTCCTGGCCAACTACAACCTGGAGCAGGCCGGTGCCGTGCTCGTGCCGACCGTCCGGACCACGGCGGTCCTGGACGCGGTGGGGGACCGGGGCTACCGGCTCGCCGTCGGCACAGCGGGCGCCGTGGCCCAGACGTTCTACGTGGCGGCGGCCGCGCTGGAGCTGGGCGCGGGCGTGGCCCTGGGATTCGACAACATCGCGCACATCGAGAAGCTCGGCCTGGGCGACGGCGACGAGGCGCCCCTGCTGATCATGCCGCTCGGCAACGAACGCCCCCGGCCCGCCGACTTCCGCCACGAGATCGCCTGA
- a CDS encoding lantibiotic dehydratase yields MTLMTSDTAPRRSVRWEPGRRFLLRAAGLPVEAVHGLRCARTREWADRVLAQEAHLTEGGAALSDLLHGLVESADAAGGAARRALLTLRRQVYNNRLPADPGAAVRLVGGLDEAAGARTSAWLEDRARHGRLLAEGPALLAGELAAARGELRRVLSHERLRLGLLLASPTLDGRLDGYLRDTSPDPGKRMRKIERSALTYLYRTACKTSPFSTLTAVATGTFDGAPAQDPAALRVGEDWASHVRLNVVALGRLADLILADPVRRQDLPVVLSPGWGRDEDRIRYVRQWVTAGDDSAAVTFDAVRDRLFYLRTSGTLDRLLAFFGGQGTPRHRDLVDRLEAEHGSDRAECERYAAALIQLGMVQVPSLRTDVHSPDPLGSFQEALRALRVPWADTVAAALDGPAGCLAAYPAAGLTERRALLHTLREQLLDVQRELGAEQPALPRTLLYEDVSAADGLVCPGDPLGGATGRALRAVEGVLPLFDVTLPQRITLHGFFLARYGRGGRCEDLLGLVHDFHEDFFDQYVSFTSTRTAFDADGRYVPEENWLGQSALRTLDDARRHFTAGMNRLWEEHGTAEEIRLPGELLTSVAARLGPPAADFTPQSHHIQIARPGPGHPGRPLVVLNRSYGGLAFPFSRFTHVYDAQAGEGPGLSERLRDELRDRQPQGAVFAELTGGQITSNLNLHGRLTDYQIVCPGETATVPEAGRLDLDDLYLEHEEDTDRLVLRSRRLGREVVPVYLGYLVPVALPEIPRTLLLLSPSTMTPTDIWGGVPEGPAVDGVTRRPRVLHGDVVISRRGWTAAAAALPVREPGTGEAHRYLEWQRWRRTHGLPGQVFATVLRDGRRAPGAKPLYVDFDSPLSLTAFDALVDREPGTTVVLREMLPAEDGLHLTSDQGHHVAELAVETFTSRPRTEDGPTCRN; encoded by the coding sequence ATGACCCTGATGACATCCGACACCGCCCCGCGCCGCTCCGTCCGGTGGGAACCGGGCCGGCGATTCCTGCTCCGCGCCGCCGGACTGCCCGTGGAGGCCGTCCACGGACTGCGCTGTGCCCGCACCCGGGAGTGGGCCGACCGGGTCCTGGCCCAGGAAGCACACCTCACCGAGGGGGGCGCCGCCCTCAGCGACCTGCTGCACGGGCTGGTCGAATCCGCCGACGCGGCCGGCGGCGCAGCCCGCCGGGCCCTGCTCACCCTGCGCCGCCAGGTGTACAACAACCGTCTGCCCGCCGACCCCGGGGCCGCCGTACGCCTGGTGGGCGGCCTGGACGAGGCCGCCGGGGCACGGACCTCGGCATGGCTGGAGGACCGGGCCCGCCACGGACGGCTCCTGGCGGAGGGGCCGGCGCTGCTCGCCGGGGAACTGGCAGCGGCACGGGGTGAGTTGCGTCGCGTCCTGTCCCACGAACGGCTCCGGCTGGGACTGCTCCTGGCCTCGCCGACCCTCGACGGGCGGCTCGACGGCTATCTGCGCGACACCTCGCCCGACCCGGGCAAGCGGATGCGGAAGATCGAACGGTCCGCGCTCACCTACCTCTACCGCACCGCCTGCAAGACCAGCCCCTTCAGCACCCTCACCGCCGTCGCGACCGGCACCTTCGACGGCGCCCCGGCCCAGGACCCGGCCGCCCTGCGGGTCGGCGAGGACTGGGCGAGTCACGTCCGGCTCAACGTGGTCGCCCTGGGGCGGCTGGCCGACCTGATCCTGGCGGATCCGGTGCGGCGCCAGGACCTCCCCGTCGTCCTGTCCCCGGGATGGGGGCGCGACGAGGACCGCATCCGCTACGTCAGGCAGTGGGTGACCGCGGGCGACGACAGCGCGGCCGTCACCTTCGACGCCGTACGCGACCGGCTGTTCTACCTCCGCACCAGCGGCACCCTGGACCGCCTCCTCGCCTTCTTCGGCGGCCAGGGCACCCCGCGCCACCGCGACCTCGTCGACCGGCTGGAGGCCGAGCACGGTTCCGACCGCGCCGAGTGCGAGCGGTACGCCGCCGCGCTGATCCAGCTCGGGATGGTCCAGGTGCCCTCGCTGCGCACCGACGTGCACAGCCCCGATCCGCTGGGCTCCTTCCAGGAGGCCCTGCGTGCCCTGCGGGTCCCGTGGGCCGACACCGTGGCCGCCGCCCTGGACGGCCCGGCCGGCTGCCTGGCCGCGTACCCGGCCGCCGGACTCACCGAGCGGCGGGCCCTGCTGCACACCCTGCGCGAACAACTCCTCGACGTGCAGCGGGAGCTGGGCGCCGAGCAGCCGGCCCTCCCGCGGACCCTGCTGTACGAGGACGTCAGCGCCGCCGACGGCCTGGTCTGCCCGGGCGATCCGCTGGGCGGCGCGACGGGCCGCGCCCTGCGGGCGGTCGAGGGCGTCCTCCCCCTGTTCGACGTCACCCTGCCCCAGCGCATCACCCTGCACGGCTTCTTCCTGGCCCGGTACGGCCGCGGCGGGCGCTGCGAGGACCTCCTCGGCCTGGTGCACGACTTCCACGAGGACTTCTTCGACCAGTACGTCTCCTTCACCTCCACACGCACGGCCTTCGACGCGGACGGCCGCTACGTGCCGGAGGAGAACTGGCTCGGGCAGAGCGCTCTGAGGACCCTGGACGACGCGCGGCGCCACTTCACGGCCGGGATGAACCGGCTGTGGGAGGAGCACGGCACGGCCGAGGAGATCCGGCTGCCGGGCGAACTCCTCACCTCCGTCGCCGCCCGACTGGGCCCCCCGGCCGCCGACTTCACCCCGCAGAGCCACCACATCCAGATCGCACGCCCCGGCCCCGGCCACCCGGGACGGCCGCTCGTCGTCCTGAACCGCTCCTACGGCGGACTCGCCTTCCCCTTCAGCCGCTTCACCCACGTGTACGACGCCCAGGCCGGTGAGGGGCCCGGACTCTCCGAGCGGCTGCGGGACGAACTGCGCGACCGGCAGCCGCAGGGCGCCGTCTTCGCCGAGCTGACGGGAGGCCAGATCACCAGCAACCTCAACCTCCACGGCCGGCTGACCGACTACCAGATCGTCTGCCCCGGCGAGACCGCCACCGTCCCGGAGGCCGGCCGCCTCGACCTCGACGACCTGTACCTGGAACACGAGGAGGACACCGACCGCCTCGTCCTGCGCTCACGCCGGCTGGGCCGCGAGGTCGTCCCCGTCTACCTCGGCTACCTCGTCCCGGTGGCCCTGCCGGAGATCCCCCGCACCCTGCTGCTCCTCTCCCCGAGCACCATGACACCCACCGACATCTGGGGAGGCGTCCCCGAGGGCCCGGCCGTGGACGGCGTCACCCGCCGGCCGCGCGTGCTCCACGGCGACGTCGTGATCAGCCGGCGCGGCTGGACGGCGGCCGCCGCCGCGCTCCCCGTCCGCGAGCCCGGGACCGGCGAGGCCCACCGGTACCTGGAGTGGCAGCGCTGGCGCCGTACCCACGGGCTGCCCGGCCAGGTCTTCGCCACGGTGCTCCGCGACGGCCGCCGGGCGCCGGGCGCCAAGCCCCTGTACGTGGACTTCGACAGCCCCCTGTCGCTGACCGCCTTCGACGCTTTGGTGGACCGCGAACCGGGCACCACCGTGGTCCTGCGCGAGATGCTCCCGGCCGAGGACGGGCTGCACCTCACTTCCGACCAGGGCCACCACGTGGCCGAACTGGCCGTGGAGACCTTCACCTCACGCCCCCGCACCGAGGACGGCCCGACATGCCGGAACTGA
- a CDS encoding lantibiotic dehydratase C-terminal domain-containing protein, producing the protein MPELISSHPAHPDATTAGPGEWIALHIFYAASPRPMLVDCVRPLVDRLTGEGLLAGHFFINYWLEGPHVRLRLRPATPAAAPEVRRRAEEALTAFLRARPALYEVDAGFLKDFYNALFDIEFPGEDRDRYMGGDGRMNLRPNNSFHEQPYAPEYAKYGGPAGVALAEWHFRHSSDLVMDAFRTMNLHLRTVLLGTSAQLMMVMASCFLPDEDRLADYLDGYYAFWHQAFPGTGFIGSQEYERNYAEMAPALGRRFAEIRAAVAAGELQRLPGFLRGWAAHCLELRARVEDLTTRGELAFPAWEGPAREDTGQQRAEPAHAAPLETLTHVPAVLPRLLSPYMHMTNNRLHVTIRDEAYLSFVLGQVLREPGGADGPKAATA; encoded by the coding sequence ATGCCGGAACTGATCTCATCGCACCCCGCCCACCCGGACGCCACGACGGCGGGACCGGGGGAGTGGATCGCCCTGCACATCTTCTACGCCGCCAGCCCCCGGCCGATGCTGGTCGACTGCGTCCGCCCCCTGGTGGACCGGCTCACCGGGGAAGGGCTGCTGGCCGGCCACTTCTTCATCAACTACTGGCTGGAGGGCCCGCACGTCCGGCTCCGGCTGCGCCCCGCGACCCCTGCCGCCGCGCCCGAGGTCAGACGCCGAGCCGAGGAGGCGCTCACCGCGTTCCTCCGCGCCCGCCCCGCCCTGTACGAGGTCGACGCGGGTTTCCTGAAGGACTTCTACAACGCCCTGTTCGACATCGAGTTCCCCGGCGAGGACCGGGACCGGTACATGGGCGGGGACGGCCGGATGAACCTGCGGCCGAACAACTCCTTCCACGAGCAGCCCTACGCCCCCGAGTACGCCAAGTACGGCGGCCCCGCCGGGGTGGCCCTGGCCGAATGGCACTTCAGGCACTCCAGCGACCTGGTCATGGACGCCTTCCGCACCATGAACCTGCACCTGCGCACCGTGCTGCTGGGCACCTCCGCCCAGCTGATGATGGTGATGGCGAGCTGCTTCCTGCCGGACGAGGACCGCCTCGCCGACTACCTCGACGGCTACTACGCGTTCTGGCACCAGGCCTTCCCCGGCACCGGGTTCATCGGCTCGCAGGAGTACGAGCGCAACTACGCCGAGATGGCGCCCGCCCTGGGCCGCCGGTTCGCCGAGATCCGGGCCGCCGTCGCGGCCGGCGAACTCCAGCGGCTCCCCGGCTTCCTGCGCGGCTGGGCCGCCCACTGCCTGGAGCTGCGGGCCCGCGTCGAGGACCTCACCACCCGTGGCGAGCTCGCCTTCCCCGCCTGGGAGGGGCCCGCCCGGGAGGACACCGGACAGCAGCGCGCAGAACCGGCCCACGCCGCACCGCTGGAGACGCTCACCCATGTGCCCGCGGTGCTGCCCCGGCTGCTCTCCCCATACATGCACATGACCAACAACCGGCTGCATGTGACGATCCGGGACGAGGCCTACCTCTCCTTCGTCCTCGGCCAGGTCCTGCGGGAGCCGGGCGGAGCGGACGGCCCGAAGGCGGCGACCGCGTGA
- a CDS encoding metalloprotease, which yields MRDGVLLGPPLLRGPRTVHLIRHPVNGTAFEVGVKEHFVISRLDGTRDLDDIAPAYAARFRRRLAEDHWNRLLGLLGARGLLAGAPDPPPPAPAAPHPNTFWRGTRPAVADADATTARLHRVLRPLLHPALQLPLLAAVLAMEVALILHAGELLDGTVELFRQPVVLAAVALFLWFSITVHELAHGVAAQHYGGHVAEIGLRWRFPAAMLYCTVDNYLFLPGRRAKLVIAGAGAHVNLLLLLPFALWWYLLPDEDPARPLLAGLLFLGSVQGLSNLVPLPPLDGYRMLGHALGAAHLAPETRAYLALRLGRSGAGATAAYPRRARVIHTAYGIGSVLLLLLAVTGTCTVALLLLLR from the coding sequence CTGCGGGACGGCGTCCTGCTCGGCCCGCCCCTGCTGCGCGGCCCCCGCACCGTGCACCTGATACGGCACCCCGTCAACGGCACCGCGTTCGAGGTCGGCGTCAAGGAGCACTTCGTCATCTCCCGGCTCGACGGGACGAGGGACCTCGACGACATCGCGCCCGCGTACGCCGCCCGCTTCCGCCGCCGCCTCGCCGAGGACCACTGGAACCGCCTCCTCGGACTCCTCGGCGCCCGGGGCCTGCTGGCCGGCGCCCCGGACCCACCGCCCCCCGCACCCGCCGCCCCGCACCCCAACACCTTCTGGCGCGGCACCCGCCCCGCGGTCGCCGACGCGGACGCGACCACCGCGCGCCTCCACCGCGTCCTGCGCCCGCTCCTGCACCCCGCGCTCCAGCTGCCGCTGCTGGCCGCCGTGCTGGCCATGGAGGTGGCGCTGATCCTGCACGCCGGTGAACTCCTGGACGGTACAGTGGAGTTGTTCCGGCAACCTGTGGTGCTGGCGGCGGTCGCCCTGTTCCTCTGGTTCAGCATCACCGTCCACGAACTCGCCCATGGTGTCGCGGCCCAGCACTACGGCGGCCATGTCGCCGAGATCGGGCTGCGCTGGAGATTCCCGGCCGCGATGCTCTACTGCACCGTCGACAACTACCTCTTCCTCCCGGGCCGCCGCGCCAAGCTGGTGATCGCGGGCGCGGGTGCCCACGTCAATCTGCTGCTCCTGCTGCCGTTCGCCCTCTGGTGGTACCTGCTCCCGGACGAAGACCCGGCCCGCCCCCTCCTCGCCGGCCTGCTGTTCCTCGGCAGCGTCCAAGGACTCAGCAACCTCGTGCCCCTGCCGCCGCTGGACGGCTACCGGATGCTCGGCCACGCCCTGGGCGCCGCCCACCTCGCCCCCGAGACCCGCGCCTACCTGGCGCTGCGCCTGGGCCGGTCGGGCGCCGGGGCGACCGCCGCCTACCCGCGCCGCGCCCGGGTGATCCACACGGCGTACGGCATCGGATCGGTGCTCCTGCTCCTCCTCGCCGTGACCGGCACCTGCACCGTGGCACTCCTGCTGCTGCTCCGGTGA